The window AATATTATTATATCCTAGTTTAGTTATAAGTCAATACGTATAAATTACTGAACAATTCATTAATAATTTGTTTAGTTTGTCGTAGTCTATTCTACTCTATATTAAAAACATGCTTGTATAAAATAAAAACCACCAGTTGAACTGATAGCCAATCATTATTGATAAGCCTGTTCTTCATCCAGCATTCTTATCGGACCATTGTATAAAATACGCATAGCTCAAGACGTTCAAATTATGGTACTCCATAAACAGACTGCAAACCCAGCAGATGTTACAGTTTGCTCCTTATAAACTTCTAAATATAACGCCTTACTTTATTCATATAATTTATGTACTCCTCCCCAATTTTTTTTACACACCATCTTTCTTCCGATAGGATAATCCAATGTGCTGATATTTGGAAGACTATTAGCAATGCAAGCAATATCAATGACTGTGAAAGTAGCACTCTAAAGAAAAGACGGCTGGAACGATACCAGTGGGGGTATTATTTGTTGTACCCAAAAGTAAAAATTCTCTCCTCTCCACACGTTGAAAGCCCTGTTATTAAACGTTTTTCCGGATATTATGGTTTTTCAGAATTCAGGCAATAGAATTTGTATTTTCCCCATAGATGGCGGTTTCGTGCTATGGAATTATCCAAAGTTATGTGCAGTTGATTAGTGATTATCTCAGTTTCCAACTTTGCAACTCAAGAATATTACCTTCTGGATCCCGAGCATAAACGAATACTGCATCCAGATCTTTCGGATAAGACGCAGTAACTAATTCTCCAACAGCACTTCCACCTGCATGGATAATTTCTTCCAAAGTTGTTTCCACATCGTTTACTTCGAAAGCTAAGTGGGCTATACCTGGGCGATTGATTTCTGCAGGGATTATTTCCTTTAGGGTGTCATATGAAAATATTTCAAGTGTCGGATGATCTGTGCCATAGCCAGGTAAAAGAAGATGTTCTCCAGTAATATGTGCTCCGTTAAGCCCTGTCAGTCTATCGAGCCAATCCCCACGCAGGTCACGTGTCTCATCGATGCTTTTGCAGTGAAGGACAGTCTTATAAAAATTTATTAGTTTATTTACATCTTTTGCGATTACATTTGTATGGACATAGCGAAACATGTTCATTACTCCTTGTTTTTAAGATACACTAAACATTATGGGAAGCTCAAGAAGAAGAGAGGGCGATACATGTCCTCATCATTTTACCCGGCGTGCCATTGGATGCGATTCTTCAAATTGAACCAAATCCCATAAGTTACCGTATAAATCTTTAAATACTGCAACCGTGCCATATTCTTGCTTTTTAGGATTCCTACCCCGTGTGCTCATACTATTAGCCTTGAATCTTTCTATAGCAACGCAAAATCGGGGCTCTCAAAAACATGTTTCATTTGACATAAGCAAAAAGGGTGTCCGGCGGGGTCAAACATAACTGTCCAACTGTCAGAAAATTGTTTGTCTGAGATTGTTGCCCCGCAATGGATTGCGTATTGAACCGCTTTTTCTAAATCATTAACTGCGAAGTCGATATGTGCCATTTGCTGCTGAGCTTCAGGCTCTTCCGGCCACACAGGCGGTTTATACTCAGGGTTCCGCTGAAACGTTATACCGGGATACGCTCCCTGATTTGTCCCCGGAGCACCCACGATTGCATATTCTTCATCATAGAACGGTATTTCCCATTTGAGCAGCTCCGCATAGAATTTCGATAATTCATGCGGGTCTTTGCAGTCCAGTGTAAATGCACTCATTTTGATTTTCAGTTCATCATCCATAATGTTAACCCTCCGATAATATAAATAACTAGATTGTGGTCCCCGTTAATGTTATAAACATTGCGCTAAACCGCCTGCGGCGGTGGTAATAATCGAATGCTCAGATGATAGCAAACAAGTATCAAATACTCAATCAGAGTCTAATGGCTAAATTGATTGGTGATATTGTTCAAATGCTGTTTCTGATGTAGCA of the uncultured Caproiciproducens sp. genome contains:
- a CDS encoding VOC family protein — its product is MDDELKIKMSAFTLDCKDPHELSKFYAELLKWEIPFYDEEYAIVGAPGTNQGAYPGITFQRNPEYKPPVWPEEPEAQQQMAHIDFAVNDLEKAVQYAIHCGATISDKQFSDSWTVMFDPAGHPFCLCQMKHVFESPDFALL
- a CDS encoding VOC family protein, coding for MFRYVHTNVIAKDVNKLINFYKTVLHCKSIDETRDLRGDWLDRLTGLNGAHITGEHLLLPGYGTDHPTLEIFSYDTLKEIIPAEINRPGIAHLAFEVNDVETTLEEIIHAGGSAVGELVTASYPKDLDAVFVYARDPEGNILELQSWKLR